One segment of Bacillus alkalisoli DNA contains the following:
- the galU gene encoding UTP--glucose-1-phosphate uridylyltransferase GalU, with protein sequence MEIRKAIIPAAGLGTRFLPATKAQPKEMLPIVDKPTIQYIVEEAVASGIEDIIIVTGRGKRAIEDHFDKSYELEETLYKKEKWSQLEIVQSIAKLANIHYIRQKEPKGLGHAISCARTFIGTEPFAVLLGDDIVRNEGTPCLRQLIDMYDQYRCSVIGVQQVTEEEVSKYGIVEPSNDMYEKVCDIKSLVEKPEIECAPSTLAIMGRYILTPDIFNILQTLPVGTGGEIQLTDAISMLSKKQRVLAYRFEGKRYDVGDKMGFIEATIEHALKDNDLKEPLEKYLISLMKNYFVQK encoded by the coding sequence GTGGAAATTCGAAAAGCAATTATTCCGGCAGCCGGTCTAGGTACAAGGTTTTTGCCAGCAACAAAAGCACAGCCAAAAGAAATGTTACCAATCGTCGATAAGCCAACCATTCAATATATTGTGGAGGAAGCAGTAGCTTCGGGTATAGAAGATATTATCATCGTAACAGGCAGAGGCAAGCGTGCCATTGAAGATCACTTTGACAAATCGTATGAATTAGAAGAAACCTTATATAAAAAAGAGAAGTGGTCCCAATTGGAGATTGTACAAAGCATTGCAAAATTAGCCAATATTCATTACATACGCCAAAAGGAGCCAAAAGGATTAGGGCATGCGATAAGTTGCGCCAGAACATTTATTGGAACCGAACCTTTTGCGGTGTTATTAGGAGATGATATTGTCAGAAATGAGGGTACCCCTTGTTTAAGGCAATTGATAGATATGTATGATCAGTATAGATGTTCTGTAATCGGAGTACAACAAGTTACCGAGGAAGAAGTTAGTAAGTATGGAATAGTAGAACCATCTAATGATATGTATGAGAAAGTTTGTGACATTAAGAGTTTAGTTGAAAAGCCTGAGATAGAATGTGCTCCATCTACATTAGCGATAATGGGTCGGTATATTTTGACTCCAGATATATTTAACATCCTTCAAACTCTACCAGTGGGAACAGGTGGAGAAATACAATTAACAGATGCTATTTCCATGTTAAGTAAAAAGCAACGTGTTTTAGCATATAGATTTGAAGGAAAAAGGTACGATGTTGGGGATAAAATGGGTTTTATAGAAGCAACAATTGAACATGCATTAAAGGACAACGACTTAAAAGAGCCATTAGAAAAATACTTAATCTCTCTTATGAAAAATTATTTTGTACAAAAATAG
- a CDS encoding UDP-glucose dehydrogenase family protein, with amino-acid sequence MNVTVVGVGYVGLITGVCLAKLGNHVVCYDIDDRKVEKLNNGEVTIHENGLKNLLSSVLEEEFIQFTSNALIAYDNADIIIIAVGTPENSDGSANLTYIEQAADEIALNMKEETVVVIKSTVPVGTNAKIKSRIKNKTNKQFYLASNPEFLREGSAIHDFFQGDRIVLGTEEEHVKIKLDNLYSPLNIPILHTDIRSAEMIKYASNAFLATKISFINEIANICEKVGANINSVSKGVGLDRRIGSHFLQAGIGYGGSCFPKDTKSLVQIAGDVNHRFHLLEAVINVNAKQQKVLLHKAKVKFGNLIGKQVAVLGLAFKPNTDDIREAASIVMVEELIKEGAIVKVYDPIAIDNFKQIGFHVQYCKSIELCISGADMVFILTEWDEIASYPIEEYAKYMNNPVIFDGRNCILDLNNNDSVEYIGIGYSHIEKECTIY; translated from the coding sequence TTGAATGTTACCGTTGTAGGAGTTGGATATGTAGGTTTGATTACGGGAGTCTGTTTAGCAAAGTTAGGAAATCATGTTGTCTGTTACGATATAGACGACCGAAAAGTGGAGAAGCTAAATAATGGAGAAGTTACGATACATGAGAATGGTTTAAAGAATCTATTGTCTTCTGTATTAGAAGAAGAGTTCATTCAATTCACTTCTAACGCTTTAATAGCCTATGATAATGCTGACATTATTATCATTGCGGTTGGTACACCTGAAAACAGCGATGGTTCTGCAAATTTAACTTATATTGAACAGGCTGCTGATGAAATAGCATTAAATATGAAAGAGGAGACAGTAGTAGTAATAAAGAGTACAGTACCAGTAGGTACAAACGCAAAAATAAAATCGAGAATAAAAAATAAAACAAATAAACAATTTTATCTAGCTTCTAACCCAGAGTTTTTACGAGAAGGCTCTGCAATACATGATTTCTTCCAAGGAGATAGAATCGTACTAGGAACAGAAGAAGAACATGTGAAAATAAAGCTTGATAATCTTTATAGCCCGTTAAACATTCCTATTTTACATACAGACATTCGAAGTGCAGAAATGATTAAGTATGCATCAAATGCATTCTTAGCAACAAAGATAAGCTTTATAAACGAAATCGCTAACATTTGTGAAAAGGTTGGGGCTAATATTAATAGTGTTTCAAAAGGCGTTGGTTTAGACCGTAGAATTGGATCACATTTTCTCCAAGCAGGGATTGGATATGGGGGATCATGTTTTCCAAAAGATACGAAATCACTTGTTCAAATTGCAGGTGACGTGAACCACCGCTTTCATTTGTTAGAAGCTGTAATAAATGTAAACGCAAAACAACAAAAAGTATTGTTGCATAAAGCAAAAGTTAAGTTTGGCAATTTAATAGGGAAACAAGTTGCCGTGCTCGGATTAGCATTTAAACCTAACACAGATGATATAAGAGAAGCAGCTTCGATCGTAATGGTTGAAGAATTGATAAAAGAGGGTGCGATAGTTAAAGTATATGACCCTATTGCTATAGACAATTTTAAACAGATTGGTTTTCACGTTCAGTACTGCAAATCGATTGAGTTGTGTATCTCAGGAGCAGATATGGTGTTTATTTTAACGGAATGGGATGAGATAGCGAGTTATCCTATAGAAGAATACGCAAAGTATATGAATAATCCAGTTATTTTTGATGGTAGGAATTGCATTTTGGATTTAAACAATAATGATAGTGTTGAATATATCGGAATTGGATATAGTCATATAGAAAAAGAATGTACAATTTATTAA
- the tagU gene encoding polyisoprenyl-teichoic acid--peptidoglycan teichoic acid transferase TagU: MIKSFTNKKLLWTIVGIFSVATIAVGIYAFTIYKSLEQTVANMHEPLNRDVPQRVVFKNKEPLSFLVLGVDERPGDRGRSDTMIVLTVNPNKRSIQMVSIPRDTRTEIIGRGYLDKINHAYAFGGVEMSVDSVENFLNIPIDYYFKVNMDSFKDIVDVVGGITVNNPLEFTQGGQTFNKGSIEIDGTGALNFVQMRKQDPRGDFGRQERQRLVLKGVIDQGASFSSITRFGDILDALGNNIKTNLTFDEMIEIQANYKDARHNLEQHEINGSGETINKVWYLVVPEPERVQISNILREHLELK; encoded by the coding sequence ATGATAAAATCATTCACAAATAAAAAATTACTTTGGACGATTGTCGGTATTTTTAGTGTTGCAACTATCGCAGTTGGTATTTATGCATTTACTATATATAAATCTTTAGAACAAACTGTTGCAAACATGCATGAGCCATTGAATCGTGACGTGCCTCAACGAGTAGTTTTTAAGAATAAAGAACCTCTTTCATTCTTAGTATTAGGAGTGGATGAGCGCCCTGGAGACCGTGGTCGATCTGATACGATGATTGTTTTAACCGTTAATCCTAATAAGAGGTCAATCCAGATGGTTAGTATTCCTCGGGACACAAGAACGGAAATTATCGGACGTGGCTATTTAGATAAAATTAACCACGCATATGCTTTCGGTGGAGTGGAAATGTCTGTAGATTCAGTGGAAAACTTCTTAAATATCCCAATCGACTATTATTTCAAAGTAAATATGGATAGTTTCAAAGATATTGTAGATGTAGTTGGTGGAATTACGGTTAATAATCCGCTAGAGTTTACGCAAGGTGGGCAAACGTTTAATAAGGGTTCTATTGAAATAGACGGTACAGGAGCATTAAACTTTGTTCAAATGAGAAAACAAGATCCCCGCGGTGACTTCGGTCGACAAGAGCGTCAACGTTTAGTATTAAAAGGGGTTATTGATCAAGGGGCTAGCTTTTCTTCTATTACTAGATTTGGAGATATTTTAGATGCTTTAGGAAATAATATTAAAACGAACTTAACATTTGATGAAATGATAGAAATTCAAGCGAATTATAAAGATGCTAGACATAACCTGGAACAGCATGAAATTAATGGATCTGGAGAAACAATAAATAAAGTGTGGTATTTAGTCGTACCAGAACCTGAACGCGTACAAATTTCTAATATACTTAGAGAACATTTAGAATTAAAATAA
- a CDS encoding SGNH/GDSL hydrolase family protein: MRNIFMIIVAFICLGALVYGQIHWDTKLKNAVTQTSVTIKNEINEETVKSEQPIQDNLMTSIDYARKLDSPIRELLVNRIANDKEVKLVIIGSRGLSSNEYTVWHEIVGEKLEETYGETFTISIVELEGKRSNEVVENNLHINNITNTPDIILLEPFTINDNGFIAVPNRLANLETMIQDFKNLNENVIVLLQPSIPIHNARFYPGEEEALREYALAKGYIYLNHWENWPDYTDAEVLNYLNNERSNPNQSGHDAWAQYIIDYFVKKEE; the protein is encoded by the coding sequence ATGAGGAATATATTCATGATAATAGTTGCATTTATATGTTTAGGAGCATTGGTATATGGACAAATCCATTGGGACACAAAATTAAAAAATGCAGTAACACAAACATCTGTGACTATTAAAAATGAAATTAATGAGGAAACAGTAAAAAGCGAACAACCGATACAAGATAATTTAATGACTTCCATAGACTATGCAAGAAAGTTAGACTCGCCTATAAGGGAGTTGCTTGTTAACCGTATAGCAAATGACAAGGAAGTTAAATTAGTTATTATAGGATCAAGAGGATTGAGTTCTAATGAATATACTGTATGGCATGAGATAGTAGGTGAAAAACTTGAGGAAACTTATGGTGAAACATTTACCATCTCTATTGTGGAGCTCGAAGGTAAGAGGAGTAACGAGGTAGTAGAAAATAACTTACATATTAATAATATAACAAACACACCAGATATTATTCTATTAGAACCGTTTACAATTAATGATAACGGGTTTATTGCAGTACCTAACAGATTGGCAAACTTAGAAACAATGATTCAAGATTTTAAAAATTTAAATGAAAATGTAATTGTACTCTTACAACCATCCATTCCAATTCATAATGCTAGATTTTACCCAGGGGAAGAGGAAGCATTAAGAGAATATGCTTTAGCAAAAGGTTATATATATTTAAATCATTGGGAGAATTGGCCAGATTATACTGATGCGGAAGTATTAAATTACTTAAATAACGAACGCTCTAACCCAAATCAATCTGGTCATGATGCATGGGCGCAATATATTATTGATTATTTTGTCAAAAAGGAAGAGTAA
- a CDS encoding WecB/TagA/CpsF family glycosyltransferase gives MIKTVSIIGFNFVNSTMKELLQLLDDRISTNTKTFIVTANPEIVTYANSNKEYKSLINDAHFIIPDGVGIIWAAKILGNPLVQRLPGFELMEELLKLSNDRKYSIYFLGTKPNLIDKAVENINTKYPKIKIVGFHHGYFDSKNSNIADDIARLEPDIVFVGTGFPKQEKWIAQNIHKFNKGIFIGVGGCFNVWAGYTKRAPKPWRDLNLEWAYRIINEPTRLKRAIAIPKFMINIITEKYRS, from the coding sequence ATGATTAAGACAGTAAGTATTATTGGATTTAATTTTGTTAATAGTACAATGAAGGAGCTCTTACAACTTCTAGATGATAGAATTTCGACCAATACCAAAACTTTCATAGTTACAGCAAATCCAGAAATAGTCACTTATGCCAATTCCAATAAAGAATATAAAAGTTTAATTAATGATGCTCATTTTATTATTCCCGATGGTGTAGGAATAATCTGGGCAGCCAAAATTTTGGGTAATCCATTAGTTCAACGTTTACCTGGGTTTGAGTTAATGGAAGAGTTATTGAAACTATCGAATGATCGTAAATACAGTATTTACTTTCTTGGTACAAAACCAAATTTGATTGATAAAGCAGTAGAAAATATTAATACTAAGTATCCAAAAATCAAAATAGTTGGATTTCACCATGGTTATTTTGATTCAAAAAATTCTAATATCGCAGACGACATTGCACGCCTAGAACCCGATATAGTTTTTGTAGGAACAGGTTTTCCAAAACAAGAGAAGTGGATTGCTCAAAATATTCATAAATTTAATAAAGGGATTTTTATCGGTGTGGGCGGTTGTTTTAACGTATGGGCTGGTTACACAAAGAGGGCTCCAAAACCTTGGAGAGACTTGAATCTTGAGTGGGCTTATAGAATTATTAACGAACCAACACGACTGAAAAGAGCTATAGCTATTCCAAAGTTCATGATAAATATAATTACAGAAAAATATAGAAGTTAA
- the tagD gene encoding glycerol-3-phosphate cytidylyltransferase — protein sequence MKKVITYGTFDLLHWGHINLLSRSKELGDHLTVALSTDEFNSIKNKKAFHSYENRKLILESIRFVDNVIPESNWDQKIEDVLNYNIDVFVMGDDWKGKFNYLEDYCQVIYLPRTASISTTKIKKELGLLAISNV from the coding sequence ATGAAGAAGGTTATTACTTATGGAACATTTGATTTGCTTCATTGGGGACATATAAATCTACTTAGTAGGTCAAAAGAATTAGGAGACCACTTAACGGTAGCATTGTCTACTGATGAATTTAACTCAATTAAAAATAAAAAAGCTTTTCATAGCTATGAAAATAGAAAATTAATTTTAGAATCTATAAGATTTGTAGATAATGTTATCCCTGAAAGCAATTGGGATCAGAAAATAGAAGATGTTCTCAATTATAATATTGATGTTTTTGTAATGGGTGATGATTGGAAAGGGAAATTTAATTATTTGGAAGACTATTGTCAAGTAATTTATTTACCAAGAACAGCTAGTATATCAACTACCAAGATAAAAAAAGAACTAGGATTGTTAGCTATATCTAATGTATAG
- a CDS encoding CDP-glycerol glycerophosphotransferase family protein, whose amino-acid sequence MYREVVLNCYLHLFKIFFDIFKLFPLQKKLTFVVSYTENCNYLIKEIRKQSLEYKVILLCKPLTYEFFSNEYPELKVRRFETFNLVHWFNSIYHLSTSKHIIIDNYYGFLSSINFRKSVECIQIWHAVGSFKQFGLKDRSNYKRSKSAIKRFKRVYSKFHKIVVGSEKMANIFKESFGIQEQNILRTGIPRTDFFYDNCLMNHVRNEIYLKYPNLKEKKVITYAPTFRKQQLKEHQLELEIEKLYNELSLSNFILIIKLHPMIRKNITIEEKYKNFIYDFSDYNSTNELLLITDYLITDYSSLPCEFSILNKPIIFFVYDLEEYKITQGLIEGYMDNIPFPVVYKTEQIIKIIKQNEFKENKTKQFSLSWNEYSIGNSSENLIKYIKKNN is encoded by the coding sequence ATGTATAGAGAAGTAGTACTAAATTGTTATTTACATCTATTCAAAATTTTTTTTGATATTTTTAAGTTATTTCCCTTACAAAAAAAACTAACTTTTGTTGTTTCTTATACGGAGAATTGTAATTATTTAATTAAAGAGATTAGAAAACAGAGCTTAGAATATAAGGTTATATTACTTTGTAAACCATTAACATATGAATTTTTCAGCAATGAATATCCTGAATTAAAGGTTAGAAGGTTTGAAACATTTAATTTAGTACACTGGTTTAACTCTATATATCATTTATCAACATCAAAACATATTATTATAGACAATTACTATGGTTTTTTATCATCAATAAACTTTAGAAAAAGCGTAGAGTGTATACAAATTTGGCATGCTGTGGGTTCTTTTAAGCAATTTGGATTAAAAGATAGATCAAATTATAAAAGAAGTAAATCTGCGATTAAGCGATTTAAGCGTGTCTACTCAAAATTCCATAAAATAGTTGTCGGTTCTGAAAAGATGGCTAATATATTTAAAGAATCTTTTGGTATACAAGAACAAAATATATTACGCACAGGGATACCAAGAACTGACTTTTTTTATGATAACTGTTTGATGAATCATGTGAGAAATGAAATTTATCTAAAATATCCTAATCTCAAAGAAAAGAAAGTGATCACTTACGCACCGACTTTTAGAAAACAGCAATTGAAGGAGCACCAACTGGAATTGGAAATAGAAAAACTCTACAATGAGTTATCACTCTCCAATTTCATACTAATTATCAAATTACATCCAATGATTAGAAAAAATATAACGATAGAAGAAAAATATAAGAATTTTATATACGATTTTTCTGATTATAATAGTACAAATGAATTGTTACTTATAACAGACTATTTAATAACAGATTACTCATCTTTACCTTGCGAATTTTCTATTTTAAATAAACCTATAATATTTTTTGTGTATGATTTAGAAGAATATAAAATTACACAAGGATTGATTGAAGGTTATATGGACAACATACCCTTTCCTGTTGTTTATAAAACGGAACAAATAATAAAGATTATTAAGCAAAATGAATTTAAAGAAAATAAAACTAAGCAATTTTCATTAAGTTGGAATGAATACTCTATAGGTAATTCATCTGAGAATCTTATCAAATATATTAAAAAAAATAATTGA